The Zhihengliuella sp. ISTPL4 genomic interval CGGATAGTTCCGCAACGCTTCGGCGATGAGGATCCAGCTGTACAGCACCGGAGAGGTCCAGGTGGAGAACATCTTGATGAGATCGACGAAGTTCTGCGCGTCGCGATAGCGCACGTTCAGCCCGCTGAAGAGAAGGCCGAGACCGAGAGCGAAGGCGAGGATGAGGAGGAACCCGAGCACGGCGCCGACGAGGCCGGCTACGGTCGGAACCCAGCCGATGAGCAGGCAGACGACCACGAGGATGGCGAGCTGCGGGAGGAAGTGGATCACCGAGCCCACGATCGCTGCCACGGGGAAGAGCTCTCGAGGCATGTAGATCTTCCGCACGAGGGCGCGATTGTCCACGATCGAGTTCGTCGCGTTGCCGAAGGCTTCATTGAAGAGATTCACCACCACGATCCCGCTGAACAGATAGACCGCGAAGTTGTCCACGCGGTGGTTCTGGAGCACGATGCCCATGATGAAGTAGTAGATGACGAACTGCGACGCCGGTTTGACGTAGGACCATATCCAGCCGAGGGTCGAGTTCCGATACCGCGTCGCTGTTCCCTTGCGGATCAGGACCCGGAGCAGATAGTTCCACCGGAAGACGTCGAGGAGACCGCTTCCACGGCCCGGGCGATCATAGTCCGCGACATCGACAAACGTTCCTGCCAATTGCAGTCCTCTCGAGGGGTG includes:
- a CDS encoding ABC transporter permease gives rise to the protein MAGTFVDVADYDRPGRGSGLLDVFRWNYLLRVLIRKGTATRYRNSTLGWIWSYVKPASQFVIYYFIMGIVLQNHRVDNFAVYLFSGIVVVNLFNEAFGNATNSIVDNRALVRKIYMPRELFPVAAIVGSVIHFLPQLAILVVVCLLIGWVPTVAGLVGAVLGFLLILAFALGLGLLFSGLNVRYRDAQNFVDLIKMFSTWTSPVLYSWILIAEALRNYPWASFLYTANPITIAVELFHVGFWEPTVVEPQGLPEYFSWAALCAIAITIVFLIVGQAVFRHYERTFAQDL